The following are from one region of the Bacillus methanolicus MGA3 genome:
- a CDS encoding superoxide dismutase, with the protein MSGFKDYVKNVYTWNNQLREFLETEQVDKDEEIWSRLDTFTEIIEGIHHPLSPEEFARLQLQVEELHGEMERYFAERQQVGSIWISEPSVATGKHQLPPLPYQYNALEPYISEEIMRLHHDQHHRSYVEGLNKAETALEKARESGDLSFVKHWSRELAFHGSGHYLHTIFWNNMSPNGGGRPKGKLLTEIEKYFGSYETFKKQFSEAAKQVEGVGWALLVWSPRSRHLEILQSELHMILTQWDTIPLLVLDVWEHAYYLQYKNRRAEYVKNWWKIVNWRDVEERFDKAEKLKWRPF; encoded by the coding sequence ATGAGTGGATTTAAAGATTATGTGAAAAACGTATATACGTGGAATAATCAGCTGAGAGAATTTTTGGAAACCGAACAAGTCGATAAAGATGAAGAAATCTGGTCGAGGCTTGATACGTTCACAGAAATTATCGAGGGGATTCATCACCCACTTTCACCAGAAGAATTTGCCCGTCTTCAGTTACAAGTTGAAGAACTGCACGGTGAAATGGAACGATATTTTGCCGAAAGACAGCAGGTAGGGTCTATTTGGATAAGTGAACCATCAGTAGCAACCGGAAAACATCAATTGCCTCCATTGCCTTACCAATATAACGCTTTAGAGCCCTACATCTCGGAAGAGATAATGAGACTTCATCATGATCAGCACCACCGTTCTTATGTTGAAGGATTGAACAAAGCTGAAACAGCTTTGGAAAAAGCAAGAGAATCAGGGGATTTATCGTTTGTAAAACACTGGTCAAGGGAACTTGCATTTCATGGATCAGGCCATTATTTGCATACGATTTTTTGGAATAACATGAGCCCGAATGGGGGAGGAAGGCCAAAAGGGAAACTTCTGACAGAAATTGAAAAATATTTTGGAAGCTATGAAACTTTTAAAAAGCAATTTTCTGAAGCTGCCAAACAAGTAGAAGGTGTTGGCTGGGCACTTCTTGTTTGGTCTCCAAGGTCACGGCATTTGGAAATTCTACAATCCGAGCTGCACATGATATTGACTCAGTGGGATACCATTCCTCTCCTTGTCCTTGATGTTTGGGAGCATGCCTATTATTTGCAATATAAGAACCGGCGTGCTGAGTATGTTAAGAATTGGTGGAAAATTGTAAACTGGCGCGACGTTGAAGAACGGTTTGATAAAGCTGAAAAACTAAAATGGAGACCGTTTTAA
- a CDS encoding spore maturation protein, whose protein sequence is MEIISTISLWIIPVLIGLILIYGTYKQVPTYESFVEGGKEGIKIAVSIIPFLVGMLVAISVFRASGALEFLMDLIRPGIKAIGIPPEIVPLAIIRPISGNAALGMTSDLLAAYGPDSFIGRLASVFQGSTDTTFYVLTVYFGAVGIKKMGDALKVGLLADLVGFVAAFAVVMLIFGK, encoded by the coding sequence ATGGAAATCATATCAACGATTTCGCTCTGGATTATTCCGGTGCTTATCGGATTGATTTTAATTTATGGAACATATAAGCAAGTTCCTACTTACGAAAGTTTTGTTGAAGGCGGAAAAGAAGGGATAAAAATCGCTGTTTCGATTATCCCATTTTTGGTAGGAATGCTGGTTGCCATTTCGGTTTTTCGGGCATCCGGAGCACTTGAATTCCTGATGGATCTTATAAGGCCGGGAATAAAGGCGATTGGAATTCCGCCGGAAATTGTTCCTCTTGCCATTATCCGGCCTATATCAGGCAATGCAGCGTTAGGAATGACAAGTGATTTATTGGCAGCATATGGGCCTGATTCTTTTATCGGCAGACTTGCTTCTGTATTTCAAGGAAGTACTGATACGACTTTTTATGTTCTGACTGTTTATTTTGGTGCAGTTGGAATAAAAAAGATGGGCGATGCTTTGAAAGTTGGATTGTTGGCTGATCTCGTCGGTTTTGTGGCAGCATTTGCCGTTGTGATGCTTATTTTTGGAAAATAA
- a CDS encoding YpuI family protein, with amino-acid sequence MGNTIVKNQVEEVKNFLEKTVSELEQFLNETTLSGLEKELPGDKEYYKVILSHIRKLLVHCEEGLDACKVIMNSEPFSKGAAEKILYRIYHQCIEEFFSPKNDVWYEDSRSAYTGKNSIKMRSEVPDSISAVLKSLEGDFQRIREELEYYETDYRTKMIQSK; translated from the coding sequence ATGGGGAATACGATTGTGAAAAATCAGGTTGAAGAAGTAAAAAATTTTTTGGAAAAAACGGTGTCAGAATTGGAACAGTTTCTTAATGAAACAACCCTGTCAGGATTAGAAAAAGAGTTGCCGGGTGATAAAGAATATTATAAAGTCATCCTTTCCCACATTCGTAAACTGCTCGTGCATTGTGAAGAAGGGTTGGATGCATGCAAAGTGATTATGAATAGCGAACCTTTCTCTAAAGGGGCTGCTGAAAAAATTCTTTATCGGATTTATCATCAATGTATTGAAGAATTTTTCTCACCTAAAAACGACGTCTGGTATGAGGACAGCCGATCTGCTTATACGGGTAAAAATTCTATTAAAATGCGGAGTGAGGTTCCTGACAGCATAAGTGCTGTTCTTAAAAGTCTTGAAGGGGATTTTCAGCGAATTCGGGAAGAACTAGAATATTATGAGACTGATTATCGGACAAAAATGATTCAGTCGAAATAA
- a CDS encoding D-alanyl-D-alanine carboxypeptidase family protein — protein MIGKWKRAICLLIISMIWLNIPQKIEASVSVSASSAILIEQNSGRILYEKDAFTKRRIASITKIMTAILAIESGKLNETVKVSERASRAEGSSVFLKPGEKIKLEDLVYGLMLRSGNDAAVAIAEHVGGSIEGFVYLMNKKAEEIGMSNTHFANPHGLDDHEDHYSTAYDMALLTRYAMMNKKYREISGTKVYRAPNPDESWDRIWRNKNRLLTEMYEYCTGGKTGYTKRAKRTLVSTAEKDGMNLIAVTLNGPDDWNDHIHMYEMAFNNYKMAEILPKGMVKAVKNSFYKNHLYLNHPFLFPLTDQEKDKLRVEYKLIKPKKKWEKECGVSNIVGKAIVYLDEKMLASQPIYYRNSETNDESFFDFFRNIFTLVIGVKSNG, from the coding sequence ATGATTGGGAAGTGGAAACGAGCAATCTGTTTACTCATTATTTCTATGATATGGTTAAATATCCCGCAGAAAATTGAAGCTTCTGTTTCTGTTAGTGCTTCCTCCGCGATTTTAATTGAACAGAACTCTGGAAGGATTTTATATGAGAAAGATGCTTTTACGAAAAGGAGAATTGCAAGTATTACAAAAATCATGACTGCTATCCTTGCAATCGAGTCAGGAAAGCTGAATGAAACCGTTAAAGTTTCAGAGCGGGCATCAAGAGCAGAAGGATCTTCGGTTTTTTTAAAACCGGGTGAGAAGATTAAATTGGAAGATTTAGTGTACGGGTTAATGCTCAGATCCGGTAATGATGCAGCAGTTGCGATAGCGGAACATGTAGGAGGAAGTATTGAAGGGTTTGTTTATTTAATGAACAAAAAAGCGGAAGAAATTGGCATGTCAAATACTCATTTCGCTAATCCACACGGACTTGATGATCATGAGGATCATTATTCGACTGCATATGATATGGCATTATTAACAAGGTATGCGATGATGAATAAAAAATATCGAGAAATATCTGGGACTAAGGTTTACCGGGCTCCAAACCCGGATGAAAGCTGGGATCGGATTTGGCGAAATAAAAATAGGCTGCTCACAGAGATGTATGAGTATTGTACAGGGGGGAAAACAGGTTATACGAAAAGAGCTAAGAGAACACTTGTTTCAACTGCCGAGAAGGACGGAATGAATTTAATTGCTGTTACTTTAAATGGGCCAGATGATTGGAATGACCATATCCATATGTATGAAATGGCGTTTAACAATTATAAAATGGCCGAGATTTTACCGAAAGGTATGGTAAAAGCCGTGAAAAATTCATTTTATAAGAATCATTTATATCTTAATCATCCGTTCTTGTTTCCATTAACAGATCAGGAAAAAGACAAGTTAAGAGTAGAATATAAATTAATCAAACCTAAGAAAAAATGGGAAAAGGAATGCGGAGTCTCTAACATAGTCGGAAAGGCGATCGTTTATTTAGATGAAAAAATGTTGGCAAGCCAGCCAATTTATTATCGCAATTCTGAAACGAATGATGAATCGTTTTTTGATTTTTTTAGAAATATATTTACTTTAGTTATTGGTGTTAAGAGCAATGGTTAA
- a CDS encoding nucleoside recognition domain-containing protein has product MVNYIWVFLMVIGIVFGMINGTINEVNEAIFKGAKEAVTLCIGLISILVFWLGMMRIAQDSGLLVKMSMFFRPLVKRLFPEVPPDHPAMGYILSNMMANMFGLGNAATPLGIKAMEQLKELNGGKNSASRSMITFLAINTSSITLIPTTVIAIRMNYHSANPTDIVGPTLVATCCSAVGAVLIDRYFYYRRKRSRKG; this is encoded by the coding sequence ATGGTTAACTATATCTGGGTTTTTTTGATGGTAATCGGAATTGTCTTTGGAATGATCAATGGAACTATAAATGAAGTAAATGAAGCAATATTTAAGGGTGCCAAGGAAGCCGTAACACTTTGCATAGGTCTTATAAGCATTCTTGTGTTTTGGCTTGGCATGATGAGAATCGCCCAAGATTCGGGGCTGTTAGTTAAAATGTCCATGTTTTTTCGTCCTCTTGTCAAACGTTTATTCCCGGAAGTTCCTCCAGATCATCCTGCAATGGGCTACATCCTGTCAAACATGATGGCAAACATGTTCGGACTAGGAAATGCTGCAACACCCTTGGGAATTAAAGCGATGGAACAATTAAAGGAATTGAACGGAGGCAAAAACAGTGCCAGCAGGTCTATGATCACTTTTTTGGCCATTAACACTTCAAGTATTACTTTAATACCGACAACGGTGATAGCAATCCGCATGAATTATCATTCTGCTAATCCGACAGATATTGTCGGACCGACATTAGTTGCAACATGTTGTTCTGCAGTTGGAGCTGTCTTGATTGATCGTTATTTTTATTACCGACGAAAACGAAGCCGTAAAGGATGA